A region from the Hypericibacter adhaerens genome encodes:
- a CDS encoding Flp family type IVb pilin, whose protein sequence is MTATALLAFIKNESGATAIEYGLIAALVSVASILALQALGGSLSTIFGVVSDNLDNVASQAN, encoded by the coding sequence ATGACAGCAACTGCGCTGCTTGCCTTCATCAAGAACGAGTCGGGCGCCACCGCCATCGAATACGGCCTCATCGCCGCCCTCGTGTCGGTCGCTTCCATCCTGGCGCTGCAGGCCCTCGGTGGCTCGCTTTCCACCATCTTCGGCGTCGTCAGCGACAATCTCGACAACGTCGCCTCGCAAGCCAACTGA
- a CDS encoding MaoC family dehydratase, with amino-acid sequence MNGVSGHFLEDLSVGQSATYAKTVTDADIVLFAGVSGDVNPVHLDQDYATGTPFKGRIAHGMLTASFISAVLGNKLPGPGCIYISQSLKFKAPVRIGDTVRATVTVSAIDQARGRVTVATVCKVGETVVIDGEAQLLVPRRQAQAAE; translated from the coding sequence ATGAATGGAGTGAGCGGGCATTTCCTCGAGGATTTGTCGGTCGGACAGTCCGCGACCTATGCCAAGACCGTGACGGACGCCGATATCGTCCTGTTTGCCGGCGTTTCGGGCGACGTGAATCCGGTCCATCTGGACCAGGATTACGCGACCGGCACGCCCTTCAAGGGCCGCATCGCCCACGGCATGCTGACGGCGAGCTTCATCTCGGCCGTGCTGGGCAACAAGCTGCCGGGACCCGGTTGCATCTATATCAGCCAGAGCCTGAAATTTAAGGCGCCGGTGCGCATCGGCGACACGGTCCGGGCCACCGTGACCGTCTCGGCGATCGACCAGGCGCGCGGCCGGGTGACCGTGGCGACCGTCTGCAAGGTGGGCGAGACCGTCGTCATCGATGGCGAGGCCCAGCTCCTGGTGCCGCGCCGCCAGGCCCAGGCGGCCGAGTGA
- a CDS encoding bifunctional riboflavin kinase/FAD synthetase: MRLFRHHTEIPVEARNAVVALGNFDGVHRGHQAVIGTAQAKARELGTGAAVLTFEPHPREFFKPGQPSFRLTPLRIKVRQLEAMGVDDLFVLPFGPRLAQMSAEAFVIEVLVEGLAAQHVVVGYDFVFGRERRGNAALLADLGKLHGLGVTSVAAAASDQGEVYSSTKIREHLQAGRPMSATALLGRPWEIEGRVEHGDRRGRQLGFPTANIAIGDYLEPRLGVYAVKAGIDMGAATRWVDGVANLGRRPTVGGTRVQLEVHLFDVALDLYGRHLRVAFIDFLRPEMKFAGLDALKAQIAQDSARAREILAAYAGPDPGASPRPALKAPENEASPGDVYDRALRPKIRPKISSNH; the protein is encoded by the coding sequence ATGCGACTGTTCCGCCACCACACCGAGATTCCCGTCGAAGCGCGCAACGCCGTCGTCGCGCTGGGCAATTTCGACGGTGTCCATCGCGGCCACCAGGCGGTGATCGGCACGGCCCAGGCGAAGGCCCGCGAGCTTGGCACCGGCGCGGCGGTGCTGACCTTCGAGCCCCATCCGCGCGAGTTCTTCAAGCCCGGCCAGCCCTCCTTTCGCCTGACGCCGCTGCGCATCAAGGTGCGCCAGCTCGAGGCCATGGGGGTCGACGATCTCTTCGTGCTGCCCTTCGGGCCGCGCCTGGCGCAGATGAGCGCCGAGGCCTTCGTGATCGAGGTGCTGGTCGAAGGGCTGGCGGCGCAGCATGTGGTGGTGGGCTACGACTTCGTCTTCGGCCGCGAGCGGCGCGGCAATGCGGCGCTGCTGGCCGATCTGGGCAAGCTGCACGGGCTGGGCGTGACCTCGGTCGCGGCCGCGGCGAGCGACCAGGGCGAGGTCTATTCCTCCACCAAGATCCGCGAGCATCTGCAGGCGGGCCGCCCGATGAGCGCCACCGCGCTGCTCGGCCGTCCCTGGGAGATCGAAGGCCGCGTCGAGCATGGCGATCGGCGCGGCCGGCAGCTGGGCTTTCCCACCGCCAATATCGCGATCGGCGATTATCTCGAACCGAGGCTGGGCGTCTATGCGGTCAAGGCCGGCATCGATATGGGTGCCGCCACCCGCTGGGTCGATGGCGTCGCCAATCTCGGCCGCCGGCCCACCGTGGGCGGCACCCGCGTGCAGCTCGAGGTTCATCTTTTCGACGTCGCGCTCGATCTCTATGGCCGGCATCTGCGCGTCGCCTTCATCGATTTCCTGCGGCCCGAGATGAAATTCGCGGGCCTCGACGCGCTCAAGGCCCAGATCGCCCAGGACAGCGCGCGGGCGCGCGAGATCCTGGCCGCCTATGCCGGGCCCGATCCCGGCGCCTCGCCGCGGCCGGCGCTCAAGGCGCCGGAGAACGAGGCGTCCCCGGGCGATGTCTATGACCGTGCCTTGCGGCCCAAGATCAGGCCGAAGATTTCCAGCAACCATTGA
- the ileS gene encoding isoleucine--tRNA ligase, whose protein sequence is MRANLPTREPETLKRWQELDLFRRQREASRGRPRFLLHDGPPYANGNIHIGHALNKILKDTINRTQQMLGKDANYVPGWDCHGLPIEWKIEEKYRAAGKDKDAVPIVEFRRECREFAEHWIGVQREEFKRLGVVGDWAHPYTTMAYFAEAQIVREIGKFLMNGGLFRGSKPVMWSVVEKTALAEAEVEYHDHVSNTIYLRFPILRSSLPELKGAGAVIWTTTPWTIPANRAMAYGNEIDYVLIEVVAVAEGAVAKPGDRLLVAEALRAEFEKAARITEAKILWSGKGEALAGTVARHPLAGHGYEFEVPLLPGGFVTTEQGTGFVHIAPGHGADDYELGMAYGIEVPQTVGEDGGYYPHVPLFAGKCVLRPDGKKGDADPAVMAALTEAGHLLAKDKLTHSYPHSWRSRAPLIFRNTPQWFISMERNELRRKSLAAIDDTRFVPPQGRNRIYSMIESRPDWCISRQRAWGVPIAIFVDKRTGEPLRDQKVVDRVAEAFEKEGADAWFASPPSRFLGNDHNPDHFEQITDIVDVWFDSGSTHAFVLESGHWDLSWPADVYLEGSDQHRGWFHSSLLESCGTRGRAPYKTVITHGFTLDEQGRKMSKSLGNVLAPQEVMKQYGADILRLWVAIGCDYSEDQRIGNEALKFVADHYRRLRNTFRYLLGALDGWSETERVAPARMPELERWILHRLAELDRQVREAADNFDLHNIYMELHNFCAVDLSAFYFDIRKDALYCDAPTSPRRRAVRTVLQELFSCLSAWLAPVLCFTAEEAWQHRSWKDGAASPDEESVHLRLFPAVPAGWRDEALAGRWAKLRDLRRVVTGALEIERAEKRIGSSLQAHPTVYLTPELKRLCDGLDLAEISITSEATLVEGPAPAGAFTLPDVPDVGVTVGLAGGEKCDRCWRQVPDRGVDPHHPTLCGRCADAVSGGTAA, encoded by the coding sequence ATGCGCGCCAACCTGCCGACCCGCGAGCCGGAGACGCTGAAGCGCTGGCAGGAGCTGGACCTGTTCCGGCGCCAGCGCGAGGCATCGCGCGGCCGGCCGCGCTTCCTGCTGCATGACGGCCCGCCCTACGCCAACGGCAACATCCATATCGGCCACGCCCTCAACAAGATCCTCAAGGACACCATCAATCGCACCCAGCAGATGCTGGGCAAGGATGCCAACTACGTCCCCGGCTGGGACTGCCACGGCCTGCCGATCGAATGGAAGATCGAGGAGAAATACCGCGCGGCGGGCAAGGACAAGGACGCGGTGCCGATCGTCGAGTTCCGGCGCGAATGCCGCGAGTTCGCCGAGCACTGGATCGGGGTGCAGCGCGAGGAGTTCAAGCGCCTGGGCGTGGTGGGCGACTGGGCCCACCCCTACACCACCATGGCCTATTTCGCCGAGGCGCAGATCGTGCGCGAGATCGGCAAGTTCCTGATGAATGGCGGGCTCTTCCGCGGCTCGAAGCCGGTGATGTGGTCGGTGGTCGAGAAGACCGCGCTGGCCGAGGCCGAGGTCGAGTATCACGACCATGTCTCGAACACGATCTATCTGCGCTTCCCGATCCTGCGCTCGAGCCTGCCCGAGCTGAAGGGCGCCGGCGCGGTGATCTGGACCACCACGCCCTGGACCATCCCGGCCAACCGCGCGATGGCCTATGGCAACGAGATCGACTATGTGCTGATCGAGGTGGTGGCGGTGGCCGAGGGCGCCGTCGCCAAGCCGGGCGACAGGCTGCTCGTGGCGGAAGCCCTGCGCGCCGAGTTCGAGAAGGCCGCGCGCATCACCGAGGCGAAGATCCTCTGGTCGGGCAAGGGCGAGGCGCTCGCCGGCACGGTCGCGCGCCATCCGCTGGCGGGGCATGGCTACGAGTTCGAGGTGCCGCTGCTGCCGGGCGGATTCGTCACCACCGAGCAGGGCACGGGCTTCGTCCATATCGCGCCCGGCCACGGCGCCGACGACTACGAGCTGGGCATGGCGTACGGTATCGAGGTGCCGCAGACGGTGGGCGAGGATGGCGGCTACTACCCGCATGTGCCGCTCTTCGCCGGCAAGTGCGTGCTGCGGCCCGACGGCAAGAAGGGCGATGCCGATCCCGCGGTGATGGCGGCCTTGACCGAGGCGGGCCATCTCCTCGCCAAGGACAAGCTGACCCACTCCTATCCGCACAGCTGGCGCTCGCGGGCCCCGCTCATCTTCCGCAACACGCCGCAATGGTTCATCTCGATGGAGCGCAACGAGCTGCGCCGCAAGTCGCTCGCCGCCATCGACGACACCCGCTTCGTGCCGCCGCAGGGCCGCAACCGCATCTATTCGATGATCGAGAGCCGGCCCGACTGGTGCATCTCGCGCCAGCGCGCCTGGGGCGTGCCGATCGCGATCTTCGTCGACAAGCGCACGGGCGAGCCGCTGCGCGACCAGAAGGTGGTGGACCGCGTCGCCGAGGCCTTCGAGAAGGAGGGCGCGGACGCCTGGTTCGCGAGCCCGCCTTCGCGCTTCCTGGGCAACGACCACAATCCCGATCATTTCGAGCAGATCACCGACATCGTCGATGTCTGGTTCGATTCCGGCTCGACCCACGCCTTCGTGCTCGAATCCGGCCATTGGGACCTGAGCTGGCCGGCCGACGTCTATCTCGAGGGCTCGGACCAGCATCGCGGCTGGTTCCATTCCTCGCTGCTGGAGAGCTGCGGCACGCGGGGGCGGGCGCCCTACAAGACCGTCATCACCCACGGCTTCACGCTCGACGAGCAGGGCCGCAAGATGTCGAAGTCGCTGGGCAACGTGCTGGCCCCCCAGGAGGTGATGAAGCAGTACGGCGCCGACATCCTCAGGCTCTGGGTCGCGATCGGCTGCGACTATTCCGAGGATCAGCGCATCGGCAACGAGGCGCTCAAGTTCGTCGCCGACCACTACCGCCGCCTGCGCAACACCTTCCGCTATCTTTTGGGCGCGCTCGACGGCTGGAGCGAAACGGAGCGCGTGGCGCCGGCCCGGATGCCGGAGCTCGAGCGCTGGATCCTGCATCGCCTGGCCGAGCTCGACCGGCAGGTGCGCGAGGCCGCCGACAATTTCGACCTCCATAACATCTACATGGAGCTGCACAACTTCTGCGCGGTCGATCTCAGCGCCTTCTATTTCGACATCCGCAAGGATGCGCTCTATTGCGACGCGCCGACCTCCCCGCGCCGGCGCGCCGTGCGCACGGTGCTGCAGGAGCTGTTCTCCTGCCTCAGCGCCTGGCTGGCGCCGGTGCTCTGCTTCACGGCCGAGGAGGCCTGGCAGCACCGTTCCTGGAAGGACGGGGCCGCGAGCCCCGACGAGGAGAGCGTGCATCTGCGGCTCTTCCCGGCGGTCCCGGCCGGCTGGCGCGACGAGGCCCTGGCCGGGCGCTGGGCGAAGCTGCGCGACCTCAGGCGCGTCGTCACCGGCGCCCTCGAGATCGAGCGCGCGGAGAAGCGCATCGGCTCCAGCCTCCAGGCCCATCCGACGGTCTATCTGACGCCCGAGCTGAAACGGCTCTGCGACGGGCTCGATCTGGCGGAGATCAGCATCACCTCCGAGGCCACGCTGGTCGAGGGTCCGGCGCCCGCCGGCGCCTTCACCCTGCCCGACGTCCCCGATGTCGGGGTCACGGTCGGGCTGGCCGGGGGCGAGAAATGCGACCGCTGCTGGCGCCAGGTGCCCGACCGCGGCGTCGACCCGCATCATCCCACCCTCTGCGGTCGCTGCGCCGACGCGGTGTCGGGCGGGACGGCCGCCTGA
- a CDS encoding Flp family type IVb pilin, whose product MLKTTIQNFVRDESGATAIEYGLIAALVSVAAIVALQALGGSLSTIFGVVSENLSSAAAKANGN is encoded by the coding sequence ATGTTGAAGACCACGATCCAAAACTTCGTTCGTGACGAGTCGGGCGCCACCGCGATCGAGTACGGCCTGATCGCCGCTCTCGTGTCGGTCGCCGCGATCGTCGCCCTGCAGGCTCTGGGCGGTTCGCTGTCCACCATCTTCGGCGTCGTCAGCGAGAACCTCTCGAGCGCTGCGGCCAAGGCGAACGGCAACTAA
- a CDS encoding phosphatase PAP2 family protein, whose translation MTEQAFDRIRSYRSRAQAEALAVALPEARPGPLAQMAAFRQALPAILARSRASATIYAREFWRELPGAFRRDSLLLAIIVLYTLGAAAIAVHFEAGSILSVGLYFGVYSFILPMTLFLIFAGRALYFALVVRPKRPFTMLMADLRHNLALPRRLAQGMPMLLFVPLLGGSFSVVKAAIPLMNPFSWDLRLEHWDRWLHGGTAPWELLQPLLGHPFVSQMINLGYNVWFFLLWFSWFWQFFTLRKPQLRMQFLLSVQLAWILVGSLLATVFSSAGPCYFGRIVGGVDPYAPLMTYLHQASESFTLWALDTQQTLWDGYSLGQLNLGAGISAMPSMHVAIATLFALLGWQTSRRMGILLTGFLVLIMVGSVHLGWHYALDGYVSVPFALLIWWASGWFVRRVMRLPATANL comes from the coding sequence ATGACCGAGCAAGCCTTCGACCGGATCCGCTCCTACCGCTCCAGGGCACAAGCCGAAGCCCTGGCGGTGGCACTGCCGGAAGCGCGGCCCGGCCCGCTCGCGCAGATGGCGGCGTTCCGTCAGGCGCTGCCCGCGATCCTCGCCCGAAGCCGGGCCTCGGCGACCATCTATGCCCGCGAATTCTGGCGCGAGTTGCCGGGCGCCTTCCGCCGCGACAGCCTGCTGCTGGCGATCATCGTTCTCTATACCCTCGGCGCCGCCGCGATCGCGGTGCATTTCGAAGCCGGATCGATCCTCTCGGTCGGCCTCTATTTCGGCGTCTATTCCTTCATCCTGCCGATGACGCTGTTCCTGATCTTCGCCGGCCGCGCCCTCTATTTCGCGCTCGTCGTCCGGCCGAAGCGGCCGTTCACGATGCTGATGGCCGACCTGCGCCACAATCTCGCCCTGCCGCGGCGCCTGGCGCAGGGCATGCCGATGCTGCTCTTCGTCCCCCTGCTGGGCGGCAGCTTCTCGGTGGTGAAGGCGGCGATCCCGCTGATGAATCCCTTCTCCTGGGATCTGCGGCTCGAGCACTGGGACCGCTGGCTGCATGGCGGCACGGCCCCCTGGGAGCTGCTGCAACCGCTGCTGGGCCATCCCTTCGTCAGCCAGATGATCAATCTCGGCTACAATGTCTGGTTCTTCCTGCTCTGGTTCTCCTGGTTCTGGCAGTTCTTCACGCTGCGCAAGCCGCAGCTGCGCATGCAGTTCCTGCTCTCGGTCCAGCTGGCCTGGATCCTGGTCGGCAGCCTCCTCGCGACGGTGTTCTCCTCGGCGGGGCCCTGCTATTTCGGCCGCATCGTCGGCGGGGTCGATCCCTATGCGCCCCTGATGACCTATCTGCACCAGGCCAGCGAAAGCTTCACGCTCTGGGCGCTCGATACGCAGCAGACCCTGTGGGACGGCTACAGCCTCGGCCAGCTCAATCTCGGCGCCGGCATCTCGGCGATGCCCAGCATGCATGTCGCCATTGCCACGCTGTTCGCGCTCCTGGGCTGGCAGACCTCGCGCCGCATGGGGATCCTGCTCACCGGCTTCCTGGTCCTGATCATGGTGGGCTCGGTCCATCTGGGCTGGCACTACGCGCTCGACGGCTATGTGTCGGTGCCTTTCGCGCTGCTGATCTGGTGGGCGTCGGGCTGGTTCGTGCGCCGGGTGATGCGGCTGCCGGCGACCGCCAATCTCTGA
- a CDS encoding DUF3035 domain-containing protein, translated as MTKTKALRACGALLLLASLGACDSVREIAGYNKQAPDEFQVYARAPLSLPPDYNLRPPAPGAPRPQEGTPRDQAASAVFGDYAFGGSLGAALGEPQDTSSTGEKAFLQSAGATGIDPSIRQTIDVETAALIEQDQSLIDRLIFWREPGVPGTVVDPAKEQQRLQENAALGLPPTTGETPTIERRKKALLEGIF; from the coding sequence ATGACGAAGACAAAGGCCCTTCGCGCCTGCGGCGCATTGCTCCTGCTGGCCAGCTTGGGGGCTTGCGATTCGGTGCGCGAGATCGCCGGTTACAACAAGCAGGCCCCGGACGAATTCCAGGTCTATGCCCGCGCGCCGCTCAGCCTGCCGCCGGACTACAACCTGCGTCCCCCCGCACCCGGCGCGCCGCGCCCCCAGGAGGGCACGCCGCGCGACCAGGCGGCCTCGGCCGTGTTCGGCGACTATGCCTTCGGCGGCAGCCTCGGCGCCGCCCTGGGCGAGCCGCAGGATACGAGCTCGACCGGCGAGAAGGCGTTCCTGCAGAGCGCGGGCGCCACGGGCATCGATCCTTCGATCCGCCAGACCATCGATGTCGAGACCGCGGCCCTGATCGAGCAGGACCAGTCCCTGATCGATCGGCTGATCTTCTGGCGCGAGCCTGGCGTGCCCGGCACCGTGGTCGATCCGGCCAAGGAGCAGCAGCGCCTGCAGGAGAACGCGGCGCTGGGGCTGCCGCCCACGACCGGCGAGACGCCGACCATCGAGCGCCGGAAGAAGGCGTTGCTCGAAGGAATCTTCTAA
- the lspA gene encoding signal peptidase II, whose amino-acid sequence MAAAVLVLILDQLSKWVILTQVMDPPVAITVLPIFDLVLAWNRGVSFSMFSSDGAHAPYLLSGFAVLVAAALGFWLSRVKTLLPALGLGLVIGGALGNVVDRLRFGAVVDFLYFHYAGWGWPAFNLADSVITVGVGLLLIDGLFGKVRPAK is encoded by the coding sequence GTGGCGGCCGCGGTCCTGGTCCTGATTCTCGATCAATTATCCAAATGGGTCATCCTCACCCAGGTGATGGATCCGCCGGTCGCCATCACGGTCCTGCCCATCTTCGACCTGGTGCTGGCCTGGAACCGGGGCGTCAGCTTCAGCATGTTCTCCAGCGACGGCGCCCACGCGCCCTATCTCTTGTCCGGATTCGCCGTCCTGGTGGCGGCAGCGCTGGGATTCTGGCTTTCCCGGGTCAAGACGCTCCTGCCCGCCCTGGGGCTGGGGCTGGTCATCGGCGGTGCCCTGGGCAACGTGGTCGACCGATTGCGCTTTGGCGCGGTTGTGGATTTCCTGTATTTTCACTATGCGGGATGGGGATGGCCTGCATTTAACCTGGCGGACAGCGTCATTACGGTCGGCGTGGGCCTGTTGCTCATCGACGGCTTGTTTGGCAAAGTTCGGCCGGCAAAATGA
- a CDS encoding PAS domain-containing hybrid sensor histidine kinase/response regulator codes for MLAEATATELTAAIESLGVATFVVEAQPDGHFRYIAANRLELEICGARYGHIVGRRPEELFAPEEAQRFIAEYRECLKSRHAIERDLAGLVADDMITRTTLTPLLAADGSARRVMGMHRMVTVAAPLERIDLNASASRVSAEDQMELAMRFLPDTTVTYVNDRYCRYFGKPREALIGKRFIDYIAQDQRAHVLREIGVVTPARPLAEYMLRSVFRDGRVGWQLWRDRGIFNDAGQLLEFRSVGVDVTRVKELEDELRKSEERFSLAVQGSNDGIWDWNFVTGEIWFSPRWKEMLGYGPDELPDNLETWHSVLHPGDAQVALKLVADYNAGRTERFLATLRHRHKDGSTRYILSRAINKRDATGRVTRIVGANTDITEIKQREQELTDLQKLLSRGAQLAKLGYWAWDEADDRCLYCTDEVARLHGLTVEEYYNVVGTNVNVAQRVHPEDRQRYVDVINSSRAACRPYDMEFRLYRRDGELVYAREVGEFIPDENGRAVRSVGITQDVTAFRLQQEAMRAEEARLQDYVIELEQAKSRLESQGKELASLAEDLALAKTKAEAASRSKSEFLAMMSHEIRTPMNGLIGMTGLLLDTDLTDEQSHYAQTVRESAEALLSIINDILDFSKLEAGRMRIDPVDFELDRVIDSVVTLLSPRAAAKGIALKAQPSPKEAQWLRGDAGRLRQIFFNLVGNAVKFTEKGSVTIATRLQRLDGGDVELYAEVIDTGIGIPDAAQANLFTRFTQADSSTSRKYGGTGLGLAICKQLVDLMGGEIGLDSGSDKGSRFWFTVRCQTAKPQRSADGLGLADLQRPRRGLRILVAEDNQVNQLLVSALLRRLGCQVDLVCNGLEAISAVQRIPYDLILMDVQMPEMDGIAASQAIRRLPGDVRRIPIIALTANAMAGQREEYIEAGMDDYVSKPIDMAQLMGAMTRLCGGEESGEAAPDGETPADATPPAASPAAASPAAVDAGAADTGSEELSALIDEIDQQKSAQAKSA; via the coding sequence ATGCTCGCAGAAGCGACAGCGACCGAACTGACCGCGGCGATCGAATCCCTCGGTGTCGCGACATTCGTCGTCGAGGCACAGCCTGACGGCCATTTCCGCTATATCGCCGCCAACAGGCTCGAGCTCGAGATCTGCGGCGCGCGCTACGGCCATATCGTCGGCCGGCGCCCCGAAGAGCTGTTCGCGCCGGAAGAGGCCCAGCGCTTCATCGCCGAATATCGCGAATGCCTGAAGAGCCGGCACGCCATCGAGCGCGATCTGGCCGGTCTGGTGGCCGACGACATGATCACGCGCACCACGCTGACGCCGCTGCTCGCGGCCGACGGCAGCGCGCGGCGCGTGATGGGCATGCACCGGATGGTGACCGTCGCCGCTCCCCTCGAGCGCATCGACCTCAATGCCAGCGCCTCGCGCGTCAGCGCCGAGGACCAGATGGAGCTGGCGATGCGCTTCCTGCCCGACACGACGGTGACCTACGTCAACGACCGCTACTGCCGCTATTTCGGCAAGCCGCGCGAGGCCCTGATCGGCAAGCGTTTCATCGACTACATCGCGCAGGACCAGCGCGCCCACGTGCTGCGCGAGATCGGCGTCGTGACGCCGGCGCGGCCTCTGGCCGAATACATGCTGCGCAGCGTCTTCAGGGACGGCCGGGTGGGCTGGCAGCTCTGGCGCGACCGCGGCATCTTCAACGATGCGGGCCAGCTGCTCGAGTTCAGAAGCGTCGGCGTCGACGTCACGCGGGTGAAGGAGCTCGAGGACGAGCTGCGCAAGAGCGAGGAGCGCTTCTCGCTCGCCGTGCAGGGCTCGAACGACGGCATCTGGGACTGGAACTTCGTCACCGGCGAGATCTGGTTTTCGCCGCGCTGGAAGGAGATGCTGGGCTACGGGCCCGACGAGCTGCCCGACAATCTCGAGACCTGGCATTCTGTGCTGCATCCGGGCGACGCGCAGGTCGCTCTCAAGCTGGTGGCCGACTACAATGCCGGCCGCACCGAGCGCTTCCTCGCCACGCTGCGCCACCGCCACAAGGACGGCTCCACCCGCTACATCCTGTCGCGCGCGATCAACAAGCGCGACGCGACCGGCCGGGTCACGCGCATCGTCGGCGCCAACACCGACATCACCGAGATCAAGCAGCGCGAGCAGGAGCTGACCGACCTGCAGAAGCTCCTGAGCCGCGGCGCGCAGCTGGCCAAGCTCGGCTACTGGGCCTGGGACGAGGCCGACGACCGCTGCCTCTATTGCACCGACGAGGTGGCGCGCCTGCACGGGCTGACGGTCGAGGAATATTACAACGTCGTCGGCACCAACGTGAACGTCGCCCAGCGCGTCCATCCCGAAGACCGGCAGCGCTATGTCGACGTCATCAACAGCAGCCGCGCGGCCTGCCGGCCCTACGACATGGAGTTCCGCCTCTACCGGCGCGACGGCGAGCTGGTCTATGCGCGCGAGGTCGGCGAGTTCATCCCGGACGAGAACGGGCGCGCCGTGCGCTCGGTCGGCATCACCCAGGACGTCACCGCCTTCCGCCTGCAGCAGGAAGCGATGCGCGCCGAGGAGGCGCGGCTGCAGGACTATGTGATCGAGCTCGAGCAGGCCAAGAGCCGGCTCGAATCCCAGGGCAAGGAGCTGGCGAGCCTGGCCGAGGACCTGGCGCTGGCCAAGACCAAGGCGGAAGCGGCGAGCCGCAGCAAGTCCGAGTTCCTCGCCATGATGAGCCACGAGATCCGCACGCCGATGAACGGGCTCATCGGCATGACCGGCCTCCTGCTCGACACCGATCTCACCGACGAGCAGAGCCACTACGCGCAGACCGTGCGCGAATCGGCCGAGGCGCTGCTCAGCATCATCAACGACATCCTCGACTTCTCGAAGCTCGAGGCCGGCCGCATGCGCATCGATCCGGTGGATTTCGAGCTCGATCGCGTGATCGACAGCGTGGTCACCCTGCTCTCGCCGCGCGCCGCCGCCAAGGGCATCGCCCTCAAGGCGCAGCCTTCGCCCAAGGAGGCGCAGTGGCTCCGGGGCGATGCCGGCCGCCTGCGCCAGATCTTCTTCAACCTGGTCGGCAACGCCGTGAAGTTCACCGAGAAGGGCTCGGTCACGATCGCCACCCGGCTGCAGCGCCTGGACGGCGGCGATGTCGAGCTCTATGCGGAAGTGATCGACACCGGCATCGGCATCCCGGACGCGGCGCAGGCCAATCTCTTCACCCGCTTCACCCAGGCCGACAGCTCGACCTCGCGCAAATATGGCGGCACCGGCCTCGGGCTCGCCATCTGCAAGCAGCTCGTCGATCTGATGGGCGGCGAGATCGGGCTCGACAGCGGTTCCGACAAGGGCAGCCGCTTCTGGTTCACGGTGCGCTGCCAGACCGCCAAGCCGCAGCGCTCCGCCGACGGGCTGGGTCTCGCCGACCTGCAGCGGCCGCGCCGCGGCCTGCGCATCCTGGTCGCCGAGGACAACCAGGTGAACCAGCTGCTGGTGAGCGCGCTGCTGCGCCGTCTGGGCTGCCAGGTCGATCTGGTCTGCAACGGTCTCGAGGCGATCTCGGCGGTGCAGCGCATCCCCTATGACCTGATCCTGATGGATGTGCAGATGCCGGAGATGGACGGCATCGCCGCCTCGCAGGCGATCCGCCGGCTTCCGGGCGACGTGCGCCGCATCCCCATCATCGCGCTCACCGCCAACGCGATGGCGGGCCAGCGCGAGGAATATATCGAAGCCGGCATGGACGACTATGTCTCCAAGCCGATCGACATGGCCCAGCTCATGGGCGCGATGACGCGGCTCTGCGGCGGCGAGGAAAGCGGCGAGGCCGCGCCGGACGGCGAGACGCCCGCCGACGCCACACCGCCCGCGGCATCGCCGGCCGCGGCATCGCCAGCCGCCGTTGACGCCGGCGCCGCGGACACGGGCAGCGAGGAACTCTCGGCCCTGATCGACGAGATCGACCAGCAGAAGTCCGCCCAGGCCAAGAGCGCCTGA
- the upp gene encoding uracil phosphoribosyltransferase — MPRRDPRFPTLEILDHPLLLDRLTQLRDRHTEPARFRHLVAEAAWFVGIEATRDLALGARRIETPLMPMEAPRLAEPTPLLVAILCAGLGMVEGLLQLLPDAPVGHLGHYRDPASHRPVAYYARLPAHRGRRVLLLDPMLATGGTAVAAMADLARHGIEPSRVTLLCLLAAPEGVLALTQAYPDLRILTAALDERLDERAYIRPGLGDAGDRQFGG; from the coding sequence ATGCCGCGGCGCGACCCCCGCTTTCCCACCCTCGAGATTCTCGATCACCCGCTGCTGCTGGACCGGCTGACCCAGCTGCGCGATCGGCATACCGAGCCGGCCCGGTTCCGGCACCTGGTCGCGGAAGCGGCCTGGTTCGTCGGTATCGAGGCCACCCGCGATCTGGCGCTGGGCGCCCGCCGCATCGAGACCCCGCTCATGCCCATGGAAGCGCCCCGGCTGGCCGAACCCACGCCCTTGCTGGTGGCGATCCTGTGCGCCGGCCTCGGCATGGTGGAGGGGCTCCTCCAGCTGCTGCCGGACGCGCCGGTCGGCCATCTCGGCCATTATCGCGACCCTGCGAGCCATCGGCCGGTCGCCTATTACGCCCGGCTGCCGGCCCATCGGGGGCGGCGGGTGTTGCTGCTGGATCCGATGCTGGCGACCGGCGGCACCGCGGTCGCCGCGATGGCGGATCTCGCCCGGCATGGCATCGAGCCGTCGCGGGTGACGCTGCTCTGCCTGCTGGCGGCGCCGGAGGGGGTGCTGGCCCTGACGCAGGCTTATCCGGACCTGCGCATCCTCACCGCGGCCTTGGACGAGAGGCTCGACGAAAGGGCCTATATCCGTCCCGGCCTGGGCGACGCCGGCGATCGCCAGTTCGGCGGTTGA